One part of the Saprospiraceae bacterium genome encodes these proteins:
- a CDS encoding N-acetyltransferase, with protein MYNNFEIRFINETDTQAVLDIYKYYVDHTIISFEYEAPTLEEYRERIRISTEKYPWLICLCNNKIIGFAYGSTYRYRNAYQWSSESSIYIAPDFHTKGIGRILYMTLLELLKLQGYFNVFAGVALPNEKSVGFHRTLGFKEIGFFKKVGYKHGNWHDIHWFQLHLTDNILNPPTPKTINAVLTSSAFQTILTNANERTKNIK; from the coding sequence ATGTATAACAATTTTGAGATACGCTTCATTAACGAAACAGATACCCAAGCTGTTCTTGATATTTACAAATATTATGTTGACCATACTATAATTTCATTTGAATATGAAGCACCAACTCTTGAAGAATACAGAGAAAGAATCCGAATAAGCACTGAGAAATACCCATGGTTGATTTGTTTGTGTAACAATAAAATTATTGGCTTTGCTTACGGAAGCACATATCGTTACCGCAACGCCTATCAATGGAGTTCTGAATCAAGCATTTATATAGCTCCTGATTTTCACACAAAAGGAATTGGAAGAATTTTATATATGACTCTCTTAGAACTCTTAAAACTGCAGGGATATTTCAATGTTTTTGCTGGAGTGGCTTTACCGAACGAAAAAAGTGTTGGCTTTCATCGGACATTAGGATTTAAAGAAATTGGATTTTTTAAAAAGGTTGGCTATAAACATGGCAATTGGCACGACATACATTGGTTTCAGCTTCACTTAACTGATAACATTTTAAATCCACCAACTCCAAAAACAATAAATGCAGTTTTAACAAGTTCAGCATTTCAAACTATTTTGACAAATGCAAACGAAAGAACAAAAAACATAAAATGA
- a CDS encoding IS3 family transposase, with translation MISNFKPIGLAKLCGWFGMSRQAYNQYNWEAISTTIEEEMILKQVKHIREDHRRMGTRKLYEMLQPFILEQQIKIGRDSLFDLLSSNYLLVRKRQRKIQTTNSYHRLRKYPNLIREMIPTAISQLWVSDITYWKQNQGHLYISLITDAYSRKIVGYQVGETMETMKSIHALEMALSELKLEDHLNLIHHSDRGIQYCSQVYVKLLQDNEIKISMTKNGDPFENAVAERVNGIIKDEYLETYEISTLKEAKNLLRKIIDLYNLERPHMSIGNFTPEAIHQSIRPIKPQKLWKNYYQKQTTFVNPACSWAGIFRTRHCLWLRDCPLFLLFLVRLLGGSFEFYSVGQCVGKNTNVPPKALSI, from the coding sequence ATGATAAGTAATTTTAAACCAATAGGATTAGCCAAGCTATGTGGATGGTTTGGTATGAGCAGACAGGCTTATAATCAATATAATTGGGAAGCTATATCAACAACAATAGAAGAAGAAATGATTTTGAAACAGGTAAAGCATATCCGAGAAGATCATCGTAGAATGGGAACAAGAAAGCTTTATGAAATGCTTCAACCATTTATATTGGAACAACAGATTAAAATAGGCAGAGATAGCTTGTTTGATTTACTTTCATCTAATTATCTATTAGTGAGAAAACGACAACGCAAGATTCAAACAACAAATTCGTATCATAGATTGCGGAAGTATCCCAACTTAATTCGAGAGATGATTCCAACAGCTATTAGCCAGCTATGGGTAAGTGATATCACATATTGGAAGCAAAACCAAGGGCATTTGTACATAAGCTTAATTACGGACGCCTATTCTCGTAAAATAGTTGGATATCAGGTAGGAGAAACAATGGAAACAATGAAAAGTATTCATGCATTAGAAATGGCTCTATCTGAATTAAAACTAGAAGACCATTTGAATTTAATCCACCATAGTGATAGAGGAATTCAATACTGTAGTCAAGTGTATGTCAAATTATTGCAGGATAATGAAATTAAAATAAGCATGACTAAGAATGGAGATCCTTTTGAAAATGCAGTTGCAGAAAGAGTAAATGGAATTATCAAAGATGAATACTTAGAAACCTATGAAATCAGTACTTTGAAAGAGGCTAAGAATTTACTTAGAAAAATTATAGATTTATACAACTTAGAAAGACCTCACATGAGCATTGGAAACTTTACTCCAGAAGCAATTCATCAATCAATAAGACCCATTAAACCACAAAAATTATGGAAGAACTATTATCAAAAACAAACTACATTTGTAAACCCCGCCTGCAGTTGGGCAGGTATTTTTAGGACAAGACATTGTCTTTGGTTGCGTGACTGTCCATTGTTTCTGCTTTTTTTGGTGCGTTTGCTTGGTGGCTCTTTTGAATTTTATAGTGTTGGTCAATGCGTTGGAAAAAATACAAATGTGCCACCAAAAGCGTTATCAATTTAA
- a CDS encoding beta-lactamase family protein encodes MKSKIIILTIMICFGTLFTKAQNMDSVKYILDSMYSCSPFFGNILITKSNKILFEKSYGYADAIHNIPLTNLNSFQVASISKQFTAYGIMILKSKGFLNYDSFVCKYISTFPYKNITVRHLLKHTSGLPNFWDEIRPNMDTTKSNGNKEVLAYLIQHQLTMQFEPGTKFQYVDIGYDFLASIIENISGLTYQDFMYQNIFEPLKLESTVAYMVTDIRKIQNKKLAIGHIFENGNFEYAHLHPKYNFVSYLGNFYGDGSVVTTARDLAKWDKALKDCQLLPCEIQNESITETTYNGQTIYAKTNPNISYGFGWFIKEKPSGKLVYHTGGHPGNSHVMYRLLDKDITFIFLSNSETSNLKFLRNRILELLN; translated from the coding sequence ATGAAATCAAAGATAATAATTTTAACTATCATGATATGCTTTGGTACTCTTTTTACCAAAGCTCAAAACATGGACAGTGTAAAATACATTCTGGATAGCATGTATTCATGTTCGCCATTCTTTGGTAATATTTTAATTACCAAAAGCAACAAAATACTTTTTGAAAAAAGTTATGGATATGCAGATGCCATCCATAATATACCACTTACCAATCTAAATTCGTTCCAAGTGGCTTCTATTTCAAAACAATTCACAGCTTACGGAATTATGATTTTGAAGAGCAAGGGGTTTTTGAATTACGATAGTTTTGTATGCAAGTACATTTCAACTTTTCCATACAAGAATATTACAGTTAGACATTTACTTAAACATACATCGGGGCTTCCAAATTTTTGGGATGAGATCAGACCCAACATGGATACTACCAAATCAAACGGCAACAAAGAAGTTTTAGCATATTTAATTCAACATCAACTTACAATGCAATTTGAACCAGGCACAAAATTTCAGTATGTTGATATTGGTTATGATTTTTTAGCAAGCATTATTGAAAATATTTCGGGCTTGACTTATCAGGATTTTATGTACCAAAACATTTTTGAACCATTAAAGTTGGAAAGTACGGTTGCTTATATGGTTACAGACATTCGTAAAATTCAAAATAAAAAATTAGCCATTGGACACATATTTGAAAATGGAAATTTTGAATATGCACATCTGCATCCAAAATATAACTTCGTATCTTACTTGGGCAATTTTTATGGTGATGGATCGGTTGTAACAACTGCAAGAGATTTGGCTAAGTGGGATAAAGCACTTAAAGACTGCCAACTATTGCCTTGCGAAATTCAAAATGAATCTATAACCGAAACAACATATAACGGACAGACAATTTATGCCAAAACAAACCCAAACATCAGTTATGGTTTTGGTTGGTTTATAAAAGAGAAACCTTCAGGAAAATTGGTTTATCACACTGGCGGACATCCCGGAAACTCACATGTTATGTATCGTTTATTGGATAAGGACATAACTTTTATTTTTTTATCTAATTCAGAAACATCAAACTTGAAATTTTTACGAAACAGGATACTTGAACTGTTAAATTAA
- a CDS encoding beta-lactamase family protein has product MVEKLIDTANVHGLNLSIINKNRLTYIKSYGFRNKTKEELLDTSTIMYGASFSKAVFGFLVTKLVEEKVLKLDRPLYKYLAKPIPEYDYFSDLKSDERWKLITARMCLSHTTGLPNVRWFHPTSGIQDTLGVMRIYFKPGDKYAYSGEAFKLLQLVVEEITHKNIDELAQEKIFKPFKMTRTGFIWHNSFGDDNVAVGHMDNGAIDIKKKRTEPVAGGSLVTTISDYSKFIENVMQKSGLNIESYNKMLSPQISIHSVTQFPPITTETTSENDNIALTYGLGWGLFNCDQEKAFFKEGNGGSWRNFNINYPEKGISIIIMTNSENGEEIYQPLLEFILGKTCIPWKWESWIPYYNKIKK; this is encoded by the coding sequence ATGGTTGAGAAACTCATAGATACTGCGAATGTTCACGGGTTAAATCTATCAATAATCAACAAAAATAGGCTTACATATATTAAATCATATGGTTTCAGAAATAAAACAAAAGAGGAGTTGTTAGACACCTCAACAATTATGTATGGTGCATCATTCAGCAAAGCTGTTTTTGGTTTTTTAGTTACCAAATTGGTTGAAGAAAAGGTACTGAAATTGGATAGACCATTGTATAAATATCTTGCAAAGCCCATCCCTGAATATGATTATTTTTCCGATTTAAAAAGCGATGAAAGGTGGAAATTAATAACAGCACGAATGTGTTTAAGTCATACCACAGGACTTCCAAATGTGAGATGGTTTCATCCGACTTCAGGAATTCAAGATACATTAGGAGTAATGAGAATATATTTTAAACCAGGAGATAAATACGCCTACTCTGGAGAAGCTTTTAAACTATTGCAATTAGTAGTTGAAGAAATTACGCACAAGAATATTGATGAATTGGCTCAAGAAAAAATATTTAAGCCGTTTAAAATGACAAGAACTGGTTTTATTTGGCATAATTCATTCGGAGATGATAATGTTGCTGTTGGTCATATGGATAATGGAGCTATCGATATTAAGAAAAAACGGACAGAACCAGTCGCAGGCGGTTCATTAGTAACTACAATTTCTGATTATTCAAAATTTATTGAGAATGTAATGCAAAAAAGCGGGCTTAATATAGAAAGTTACAATAAAATGCTCTCACCGCAAATATCCATTCATTCAGTAACCCAATTCCCTCCAATAACAACTGAAACAACCAGCGAAAACGACAATATTGCTTTAACCTATGGCCTTGGTTGGGGGCTTTTCAATTGTGATCAAGAAAAGGCTTTTTTTAAAGAAGGAAATGGTGGTTCTTGGAGAAACTTCAATATAAACTATCCTGAAAAAGGAATATCAATAATTATTATGACAAATAGTGAAAACGGTGAAGAGATATACCAGCCTTTATTGGAATTTATACTTGGCAAAACCTGTATACCTTGGAAATGGGAAAGTTGGATACCGTACTACAATAAGATAAAAAAATAG
- a CDS encoding class I SAM-dependent methyltransferase, which translates to MDMNYFAPITVAERYANGRPNFHSNTISHVKGFLKLEHKFNSALDIACGTGLSTQALLEIASHVYGTDSSKAMLDFALQKDKINYQIAKAEEQAFENNFFDLITVCSGVHWFDIDKFLMETSRLLKNRAWLILYDNFFLAEMEGVPKFKEWYKTNYLKTFPAPARIVSYNWTNENLDKVKFNFFKEEKFSNAVSFTKNELVLYFTTQSNIISKVENNETNYRDTEIWLNGELNAFFMNENDTKTFLFGNWIKYLQKIS; encoded by the coding sequence ATGGATATGAACTACTTTGCCCCAATTACAGTAGCCGAAAGATATGCCAATGGCAGGCCTAACTTTCATAGCAACACGATTAGTCATGTTAAAGGGTTTCTTAAACTTGAACATAAATTTAATTCGGCACTGGACATTGCTTGTGGAACAGGACTCTCCACTCAAGCCTTATTAGAAATAGCTTCTCATGTCTATGGGACAGATAGTTCAAAAGCCATGTTGGACTTTGCTTTACAAAAAGACAAGATAAATTACCAAATTGCGAAAGCAGAGGAACAAGCTTTTGAAAACAATTTCTTTGATTTAATTACCGTTTGCTCAGGTGTTCACTGGTTTGATATAGATAAATTTTTAATGGAAACGAGCCGACTTTTAAAAAATAGGGCATGGTTAATTCTATACGACAATTTCTTTTTAGCTGAAATGGAGGGCGTTCCTAAATTCAAAGAGTGGTATAAAACTAATTATCTAAAAACATTTCCAGCACCGGCAAGAATTGTTAGTTACAACTGGACAAATGAAAATTTGGATAAAGTGAAATTCAACTTTTTTAAGGAAGAAAAATTTAGCAATGCCGTTTCATTTACTAAAAATGAGTTAGTACTTTATTTTACAACACAGAGCAATATTATCTCAAAAGTAGAAAATAATGAGACAAACTATAGGGATACTGAGATTTGGTTAAACGGTGAACTTAATGCATTTTTCATGAACGAAAATGATACTAAAACATTTCTTTTTGGTAATTGGATAAAATATTTACAAAAGATATCATGA
- a CDS encoding DUF2024 family protein, which translates to MQVAVWDTYVTKKDGSVMHFDIIAPDHIKDEKIIYTFGKDYLQSKNQENQPLAAKECKFCHIEKATDVMVLSIQQKGYYIVEMQNCK; encoded by the coding sequence ATGCAAGTAGCAGTTTGGGACACCTATGTAACTAAAAAAGATGGTAGCGTAATGCATTTTGACATTATTGCTCCCGACCATATAAAAGATGAAAAAATAATTTATACCTTTGGTAAGGATTACTTACAATCTAAAAATCAAGAAAATCAGCCTTTGGCTGCAAAGGAATGTAAATTTTGTCACATTGAAAAAGCAACAGATGTAATGGTTTTAAGTATTCAACAAAAAGGGTATTACATTGTTGAAATGCAAAACTGCAAATAA
- a CDS encoding winged helix-turn-helix transcriptional regulator, with protein sequence MSVFNLENQNANLDNKIVAGLERLSQVFRILLWEKAKEHSLSPIQIQLLIFIQHHSADKTTISYLAQEFNFTKPTISDAIKVLEQKKLIKKLTDSNDTRSYTIQLTVIGKKIVAKTENFANPLTTIIAKSSETDKKILWQNISNLIIQLNKLKVLSVQRTCFNCIHYATENKTHFCNLLNQKLETKDIRIDCGEFEIA encoded by the coding sequence GTGTCGGTATTTAATTTAGAAAATCAAAACGCCAATCTTGACAATAAAATAGTTGCTGGGTTGGAACGCTTATCGCAAGTGTTCCGTATTTTGCTTTGGGAGAAAGCAAAAGAACATAGTTTAAGTCCTATTCAAATTCAATTGTTGATTTTTATTCAGCATCATTCGGCAGACAAGACAACTATTAGTTATTTAGCACAAGAATTTAATTTCACTAAACCGACAATTAGCGATGCGATAAAAGTGTTGGAACAGAAAAAATTAATCAAAAAATTGACTGACAGCAACGACACCAGAAGCTATACTATACAACTTACTGTAATAGGAAAAAAAATAGTAGCAAAAACAGAAAATTTTGCCAATCCATTGACTACTATTATTGCAAAGTCTAGCGAAACAGATAAAAAAATATTATGGCAAAATATTTCAAATCTTATCATCCAACTTAACAAATTAAAAGTATTAAGTGTGCAACGAACTTGTTTCAATTGCATACATTATGCTACCGAAAACAAAACACATTTTTGCAATTTGCTTAACCAAAAATTGGAAACAAAAGATATAAGAATTGACTGTGGAGAATTTGAAATTGCTTAA
- a CDS encoding carbon-nitrogen hydrolase family protein, translating into MKIAAAQIKSYKNNTEANIQNHLRMIELAAQQNVGLILFPEMSLTGYERELAKELSFDANDSRLNIFCNKAIENNMIILVGAPIKINSQLYIGSFIFLPDGSNTIYTKQNLHEGEEKYFSPSSKFNPLIHLQTQRISVAICADIANPGHPANASQTKSTLYLVSFFYTPGGIAKGYELLSIYAKKYSMNVLMANYTGSSYGLEGAGQSGFWNSDGKLNAQLNNSEENLLIIVI; encoded by the coding sequence ATGAAAATAGCAGCAGCTCAAATAAAATCATATAAAAATAATACAGAGGCAAACATTCAAAATCATTTGCGTATGATTGAACTGGCTGCACAACAAAATGTTGGGTTAATTCTGTTCCCTGAGATGTCGCTAACCGGCTATGAAAGAGAATTGGCAAAGGAGTTATCGTTTGATGCCAATGATTCACGGCTCAATATTTTTTGCAATAAAGCCATTGAAAACAATATGATCATTCTTGTTGGAGCACCAATCAAAATAAACTCGCAACTATACATTGGTTCATTTATCTTTTTACCAGATGGTTCAAATACTATTTACACCAAGCAAAATTTGCATGAAGGAGAGGAAAAATATTTCTCTCCTAGCTCAAAATTCAACCCATTAATTCATTTACAGACCCAAAGAATATCAGTTGCTATTTGTGCTGATATTGCAAATCCAGGGCATCCGGCAAATGCAAGTCAAACTAAATCCACTTTGTATTTAGTCAGTTTTTTTTACACACCAGGCGGAATTGCAAAAGGTTATGAACTTTTGAGTATCTACGCAAAAAAGTATTCAATGAATGTCCTCATGGCAAATTATACAGGTTCATCTTACGGACTTGAGGGTGCTGGGCAAAGTGGATTTTGGAATAGTGACGGGAAGTTAAATGCTCAATTGAACAACTCAGAAGAAAATTTATTAATTATTGTAATTTAA